The sequence below is a genomic window from Uranotaenia lowii strain MFRU-FL chromosome 2, ASM2978415v1, whole genome shotgun sequence.
CCGTTCGTCCAGGATCACACCAAGGTCTTTCATATGCTCAACTCGTGCAATTGCCTCATGTCCAAGAAAATAATCAGCCGATAGCGGTAGCCGCCTGCGTGAAAACGAAATTACCGTACATTTGTTGCGATTCAAGGGAAGGCAATTGACATCACACCAGGCGGCGAAGATGTTAAACTGGCTCTGTAATACGTTGACATCTTCAGGACTGTTGATggattgaaacaatttcaagtcgtcggcatacgccagttttggtccatcgagaagcaacagcacgtcgttgaagtagatcaggaatatgatgggtcctaggtggctcccttgaggtactccagaaGAGGCACGGAATTGATCGGAAAATGATTCACCTGATCGTACAATAAGTTTCCGTCCTACCAGGTAGCTATGGAACCATTCCAGTAAAGAGCCGCAGATACCGATACGATCTAGTTTGGCTATGGCTATTTTGTGGTTTACCTTGTCGAAAGCTGCGGTCAGGTCGGTGTAGATTACGTCGGTTTGAGATCCCatggcaaaactgtcttgcacggaagatgtgaacgtcaacaggtttgttgtcgtagagcgtttgggcatgaatccatgttgttcgttagagaaataaaaattgcaatacgagaaaaatggatctagtacaaccagctcaaacagtttgGCGATCGCACATAGGGCAGAAATACCGCGATAATTGTTAATGTTCCtcctgtcaccttttttgtagaccggaaacatgtaagcctcTTTCCAAATGGAAGGGAACGTGGATTCCGTGAGCGATGATTGGAAGATTCGTTTTATAGGAGTCAGCATATGTGATATATAGCGTTTTAGAAAAGTCGCTGAaatgccatccggacctgcagaaACACTGGGTTTCAGCTTAGCAGTCGCCTTCAGGATGGTATCGTCATCGATTACGATGTGATGAAAGGAAGTGCTCTGACGTGGGACGTTACTAGCCGCCATAGTCAACTGCTCCGTGGATATTGAACCAGAATCAAAAGTACTACGGAATTTGTCAGCGAAGAGGTTACAAATATCAAGGTCTGAGGTCGCCGACTTGTCTTCCAAAAACATGTAGGACGGTAAGCTCGATTCTTTCCGTTGGTCCTTAATGTACTGCCAAAACGATTTGGGTCTAGTTTTAAAACCACGCTGAATCCGGATAAGATAGCCCTGGTAACAACGCGTGCTTACTTTTTTATAAGCTGCGTTAAGTTTGCGATACTGGTTTTTGGCGTGGAGAGACTTGTGCCTCAAGTAGTAGCGGAGGGCTTTGTTCTTGAGTGCTTTCATTTGTCGCAactctttcgtgacccagggagCACGTAGGTCAGAGGCTGCTGAGCGTTTTGGTACGTGACGATCGATGATGTCGTTGATGATATGGGAGAACTTCATAGCAGCGGCGTTTGGATCGGAAGATTCGAGCTCAGAATTCCAGTCGATGGCGTCAAGCGTTTGTGAAATAGCGACAAAATCGGCGTTcttgaaatcgagaaaaaaggATGCCGGCTTCTTGATAGGAGTCACAACATCAGAGATTTCAAGCGAAAGCAGCAGTGCCGGGTGGTGAGGAACAAGCTTAACCAGAGGCGCAGGAGCCAGTTCAATCGTAGCCAATTGGGATCCGTCGTTAACAAAACAGAGATCGAGCAAGCGACCATTCTCATTCTCGACGCTGTTAATTTGTCGGAGAGTTGCTGTGCTGAGTGAGTCGAGGATCAAACTAGAGGGCGTAGTAAATGAAGAACTCGCTGGATCATGCCTTCAAAGAGAAATTCGGTACAATTGTTCCCGAATAGTGGTGGTTGCAAAATTTAGCGCTAATTTTCTATAGCACAATTCcgctgaaaaatgttttcactgaGAGTATTTTGATACCTCGTTTAGTCATCCTCTTTGAAAggaatttttaaagcataacgatgccaaattttggcaatATATTATACCTAAAAGTGGTATCATCGTGCCCtcaaaactcaatttgaaacgttggctaaacaaggtatcattaaggtttcagtgaaacctacacgTGGCCTAATCGAGGTATCCTTATATggaaagtgagacccaaattttgcgtTGTACCatcttta
It includes:
- the LOC129742821 gene encoding uncharacterized protein LOC129742821, which translates into the protein MTKRASSSFTTPSSLILDSLSTATLRQINSVENENGRLLDLCFVNDGSQLATIELAPAPLVKLVPHHPALLLSLEISDVVTPIKKPASFFLDFKNADFVAISQTLDAIDWNSELESSDPNAAAMKFSHIINDIIDRHVPKRSAASDLRAPWVTKELRQMKALKNKALRYYLRHKSLHAKNQYRKLNAAYKKVSTRCYQGYLIRIQRGFKTRPKSFWQYIKDQRKESSLPSYMFLEDKSATSDLDICNLFADKFRSTFDSGSISTEQLTMAASNVPRQSTSFHHIVIDDDTILKATAKLKPSVSAGPDGISATFLKRYISHMLTPIKRIFQSSLTESTFPSIWKEAYMFPVYKKGDRRNINNYRDSFAMGSQTDVIYTDLTAAFDKVNHKIAIAKLDRIGICGSLLEWFHSYLVGRKLIVRSVIGAFGDIISRVSPMGNLRVVYNQNCVPYV